A genomic segment from Garra rufa chromosome 5, GarRuf1.0, whole genome shotgun sequence encodes:
- the spag8 gene encoding sperm-associated antigen 8, producing MPGDILLSDVKTDPPYAYDYMSHTDVACRTKPGCCLSNKQTNVNAMTSEVKAENKPGGRCLLGNWVEERATALLDRTGPRSCVHKYGHTGILTMDVAATVEGTSTFKAAYKSPKSLGVRQKGRRAELLENDLIKRISDQMHAEMNAEPPVPELCSVTKADYNAEGFKSVLAPLTMDHDYTTEQAITFWSDNYQKIQGVTAVKTKDHPFKRNATFSTPIGEQLDQLNNTVLYPLENEAL from the exons ATGCCTGGTGACATCCTACTGAGTGATGTGAAAACTGATCCACCATACGCCTATGATTACATGTCTCATACAGATGTAGCATGTAGA ACTAAACCAGGTTGTTGcctatcaaacaaacaaacaaacgtgaATGCAATGACTTCAGAGGTTAAAGCGGAAAATAAACCGGGTGGAAGGTGTTTACTGGGAAACTGGGTTGAGGAG AGGGCTACTGCATTACTAGACAGGACCGGGCCTAGATCATGTGTTCATAAGTACGGTCACACAGGGATTCTTACCATGGATGTGGCTGCTACAGTAGAGGGGACCAGTACATTTAAAGCTGCTTACAAATCCCCTAAAAGTCTTGGGGTGCGACAAAAAG GAAGACGAGCTGAACTTTTGGAAAATGACCTCATCAAAAGAATAAG TGATCAGATGCATGCAGAGATGAACGCAGAGCCTCCAGTCCCTGAATTGTGCTCTGTGACCAAAGCAGACTACAACGCGGAGGGCTTTAAGTCTGTCCTTGCACCACTGACCATG GATCATGATTACACAACTGAGCAGGCCATCACATTTTGGAGTGATAACTATCAGAAGATTCAG GGTGTGACAGCAGTTAAAACTAAGGATCATCCATTTAAAAGAAATGCCACTTTCAGTACACCAATCGGTGAACAACTAGATCAGCTCAACAACACAGTGCTGTACCCATTAGAAAATGAGGCTTTGTGA